A genomic window from Spiroplasma endosymbiont of Labia minor includes:
- a CDS encoding Mbov_0401 family ICE element transposase-like protein: MLFDRRYEYIQILKEKKLKLELRDYQLFKNRDKKRYIPVKIKPRTITTEFGNLAFERHIYKYYSNKKWKYIALLDKELNLKKYSKLDLSLIELIKEQLGTGKRYRDIIDMYPEAKLSPMTISRIFKSIKNDYKRNSVTKKIILKDKQIVYIFTDDSFVNVVKFNREKRRLYKSKKDTQIRSISFSTGFEPKTINKKRRKLQNKRVSFLIGKDEKLNREELALWVREQGNIFYENFDNAQLIIGGDGAQWIKNLAYELGGKYILDRFHAVRELKRVFYYSNIKNGKHVFKITVNYFYAGMYEELMILLKEFSKNKQFINYFKNNKFGIINQGEFWNIGVSAESDVSRLVKSALGYGSKVYSFEVLKNSLNERAFRINNNFLV; this comes from the coding sequence ATGTTATTTGATAGAAGATATGAATACATACAAATTTTAAAAGAAAAAAAATTAAAGTTAGAATTAAGAGATTATCAATTATTTAAAAATAGAGATAAAAAAAGATATATCCCCGTTAAGATAAAACCCAGAACAATAACAACAGAGTTTGGAAATTTAGCTTTCGAAAGACATATCTATAAGTATTATAGCAATAAAAAATGAAAATATATTGCTTTACTTGATAAAGAATTGAATTTAAAAAAATATTCAAAATTAGATTTATCTTTAATTGAATTAATAAAAGAGCAATTAGGAACTGGAAAGCGATATCGAGACATTATTGATATGTACCCAGAAGCGAAATTATCACCAATGACAATTTCGCGTATTTTTAAATCAATTAAAAATGATTATAAAAGAAATTCTGTAACTAAAAAAATTATATTAAAAGATAAGCAAATAGTCTATATTTTTACGGATGATTCATTTGTTAATGTTGTTAAATTTAATAGAGAAAAGAGAAGATTGTATAAATCTAAAAAGGATACTCAAATTAGATCTATATCATTTTCTACTGGTTTTGAACCAAAAACTATTAATAAAAAGAGAAGAAAATTACAAAACAAAAGAGTCTCTTTCTTAATTGGTAAAGATGAGAAATTAAATAGAGAAGAATTGGCATTATGAGTCAGAGAACAAGGCAATATTTTTTATGAAAATTTTGATAATGCTCAATTAATTATTGGTGGAGATGGAGCGCAATGAATTAAGAATTTAGCATATGAATTAGGTGGTAAATATATTTTAGATAGATTTCATGCAGTAAGAGAATTAAAACGTGTATTTTATTATAGTAATATAAAAAATGGTAAGCATGTATTTAAAATAACTGTTAATTATTTTTACGCTGGAATGTATGAGGAGTTAATGATTTTATTGAAGGAATTCTCTAAAAATAAACAATTTATAAATTATTTCAAAAACAATAAATTTGGAATTATAAATCAAGGTGAATTTTGAAATATAGGAGTATCAGCTGAATCAGATGTTTCAAGACTTGTAAAATCTGCATTGGGATATGGAAGTAAAGTATACTCATTTGAAGTGTTAAAAAATTCTTTAAATGAAAGAGCCTTTAGAATAAATAATAACTTCTTAGTTTAA
- a CDS encoding SEC-C metal-binding domain-containing protein, with amino-acid sequence MDKEKYQDDDLLEVFDIKDRIAINKDKIISQESNERFLNSIMDNYFLDNDNIIFLQEHGYAIFYFDDNESCICGSNKKYQDCHKKLLKSQGENYITYAEALNNDQDYNEYLNINKILIDNISQAYINTAKCNFLDCDRMVIKTSLVDDKKWLTSIKVNYIDTKLTIGNDFFINKVDKILECNSFCLEHNDVLKKMNNWKSSFFLSSAFTLQRNTIIFNFALSEFENKFNSIKSDGYKALMIYHLRKLKQEFKSSLLQIERIRNAWKTNDFSDFKLHNWKIDKVKNQNFQCSDFFYPQIMPENFETVNSVNNPLTNIYNGFVFNEFIDHEIMSTFVWHKDDDKITKFMNQWIQKIKTDNEVRHFISNVCLILSNVILFDENYYSKLTKDEQILNSALSKFRFETPKMGQEYIKMKFFAGFDSGNDLF; translated from the coding sequence ATGGATAAAGAAAAATATCAAGATGATGATTTATTAGAAGTATTTGATATAAAAGATCGTATAGCAATAAATAAAGATAAAATAATTTCACAAGAATCAAATGAAAGATTTTTAAATTCAATAATGGATAATTATTTTTTAGATAATGATAATATCATTTTTTTACAAGAACACGGCTATGCTATTTTTTATTTTGATGATAATGAAAGTTGTATTTGTGGGTCAAATAAAAAATATCAAGATTGTCATAAAAAACTTTTAAAAAGTCAAGGTGAAAATTATATAACATATGCAGAAGCTTTAAATAATGATCAAGATTACAATGAATATTTAAATATAAATAAAATTCTTATTGATAATATTTCACAAGCCTACATAAATACTGCAAAATGTAATTTTCTAGATTGTGATAGAATGGTTATAAAAACTAGTTTGGTTGATGACAAAAAATGATTAACATCAATTAAAGTCAATTATATAGATACAAAATTAACAATTGGCAATGATTTTTTTATAAATAAAGTAGATAAAATTTTAGAATGCAATTCATTTTGTTTGGAGCATAATGATGTATTAAAAAAAATGAATAATTGAAAATCAAGTTTTTTTCTTTCAAGCGCTTTTACTTTACAACGAAATACAATTATTTTTAATTTTGCATTAAGTGAATTTGAGAATAAATTTAATTCAATAAAAAGTGATGGTTACAAAGCATTAATGATTTATCATTTAAGAAAATTAAAACAGGAATTTAAATCATCACTTTTACAAATCGAAAGAATAAGAAACGCTTGAAAAACGAATGATTTTTCTGATTTTAAATTGCATAATTGAAAAATAGATAAAGTTAAAAATCAAAATTTTCAATGTTCAGATTTTTTTTATCCTCAAATAATGCCTGAAAATTTTGAAACTGTTAATTCTGTCAATAATCCATTAACAAATATTTATAATGGTTTCGTTTTTAATGAATTTATTGATCATGAAATTATGTCAACATTTGTTTGACATAAAGATGATGATAAAATAACAAAATTTATGAATCAATGAATTCAAAAGATTAAAACAGATAATGAAGTTCGTCATTTTATTTCAAATGTTTGTTTGATATTATCAAATGTAATTTTATTCGATGAAAATTATTATTCAAAATTAACTAAAGATGAACAAATTTTAAATTCTGCTTTATCAAAATTTAGATTTGAAACTCCAAAAATGGGTCAAGAATATATTAAGATGAAATTTTTTGCAGGTTTTGATAGCGGCAACGATTTATTTTAA
- a CDS encoding ABC transporter ATP-binding protein, with protein MQKIENQDLNLEKIKDDLIIELINVKKNYGSNKILKGINLEIKSGDRIGVIGPNGAGKSTLSEIITGIRKPSSGNIVKKENLKIGIQFQESKYPVGITVYDLILYYLEIYSIKMTKNELEALMQTYQILDLKNKSLEKLSGGQQQRVNIMLGLIHNPDFVIFDEISTGLDIEVRQSIFDFIKEMVIDKGKSMILVTHMMQEIEDMCNKFVYIYDGKILECGEINDLIEKYGSVHNYTWEMFKKYKHKKRRNLTKKKINLTKF; from the coding sequence ATGCAAAAAATTGAAAATCAAGATTTGAATCTTGAAAAAATAAAAGATGATTTAATTATCGAACTTATTAACGTAAAGAAAAATTACGGTAGCAATAAAATACTAAAAGGTATAAATTTAGAAATAAAATCTGGAGATCGCATTGGAGTTATTGGACCAAATGGTGCTGGTAAATCAACATTGAGTGAAATTATTACAGGCATTAGAAAACCATCAAGTGGTAACATTGTAAAAAAAGAAAATCTTAAAATTGGAATTCAATTTCAAGAATCTAAATACCCTGTTGGTATAACTGTTTATGATTTAATTCTTTATTATTTAGAAATTTATTCAATAAAAATGACAAAAAATGAATTAGAAGCATTAATGCAAACTTATCAGATACTTGATTTAAAAAATAAATCACTTGAAAAATTAAGTGGCGGACAACAACAACGTGTAAATATTATGCTTGGATTAATACATAATCCTGATTTTGTTATTTTTGATGAAATTTCAACAGGACTAGACATTGAAGTTAGGCAAAGCATATTTGATTTTATAAAAGAAATGGTTATTGATAAAGGAAAATCAATGATATTAGTTACTCATATGATGCAAGAAATTGAAGATATGTGTAATAAATTTGTCTACATATATGATGGAAAAATATTAGAATGTGGTGAAATCAATGATCTAATTGAAAAATACGGTTCTGTTCATAACTATACTTGAGAGATGTTTAAAAAATATAAACATAAAAAACGAAGAAACCTAACAAAGAAAAAAATAAATTTGACAAAATTTTAA
- the miaA gene encoding tRNA (adenosine(37)-N6)-dimethylallyltransferase MiaA, which translates to MNNKPFVVIVGPTASGKTDLSIELAKKFNGEIINADSTQIFKDLDIATNKITKKDMQEIPHYLLSTIDVTDSYSVAQFQQAAREYMHLIWSNNKLPIIVGGTGLYINALLKNYNFSKDYHIDGFLEMCDAKTNEELWNWLKEVDPDDASLIPLSNKKRIIRSLELYNITKQTKKERNAGNDTFFYDNFFIVGLNPMREELYAKINNRVLELVDKNLFNEIELAYIKNNKNRQAQALKAIGAPEIISYLNNEISYEQAIENMQASNRKYARRQMTWFRNQLSEINWYDFKFEDYNKIKEKIIQDINILLAK; encoded by the coding sequence ATGAATAATAAACCATTTGTAGTTATTGTTGGACCGACAGCATCAGGGAAAACAGATTTATCAATTGAATTGGCCAAAAAATTTAATGGCGAAATTATTAATGCAGATTCAACACAAATATTTAAGGATTTAGATATTGCAACAAATAAAATAACAAAAAAAGATATGCAAGAAATACCGCATTATTTATTATCAACTATTGATGTTACAGATTCATATTCTGTTGCTCAATTTCAACAAGCAGCTAGAGAGTATATGCACTTAATTTGATCAAATAATAAATTGCCTATTATAGTTGGTGGCACAGGATTGTATATAAATGCGCTTTTGAAAAATTATAATTTTTCAAAAGATTACCATATAGATGGTTTTTTGGAAATGTGTGATGCAAAAACTAATGAAGAATTGTGAAATTGATTAAAAGAAGTAGATCCAGATGATGCAAGTTTAATTCCATTAAGTAATAAAAAAAGAATAATTCGTTCATTAGAACTTTATAACATAACAAAACAAACCAAAAAAGAAAGAAATGCAGGTAATGACACTTTTTTTTATGACAATTTTTTTATTGTGGGATTAAACCCCATGAGAGAAGAATTGTATGCAAAAATTAATAATCGTGTTTTAGAGTTGGTTGATAAAAATTTATTTAATGAAATTGAATTGGCATACATAAAAAATAATAAAAATAGGCAAGCTCAAGCCTTAAAAGCTATTGGTGCACCTGAGATTATTAGTTACTTAAATAATGAAATTTCATATGAACAGGCAATAGAAAATATGCAAGCTTCAAATAGAAAATATGCAAGAAGACAAATGACATGGTTTAGGAATCAACTTTCAGAAATTAATTGATACGATTTTAAATTTGAAGATTACAATAAAATAAAAGAAAAAATTATTCAAGATATAAATATTCTTCTTGCAAAATAA
- a CDS encoding exonuclease domain-containing protein, translated as MNTYKGALFLDVETANSKQNSICQLSFMIINNDHKEVFSFNEYIKPFEHYYENEFQFTDIHGITWNDVKHKRKFNAIWNDIKSFFNSNYLIFAHNASFDITCIQKTIDYYNISKPNFNYACTYLPLKK; from the coding sequence ATGAATACTTACAAAGGCGCGTTGTTTTTAGATGTTGAAACTGCAAATAGCAAGCAAAATTCCATATGTCAATTAAGTTTTATGATCATTAATAATGATCATAAAGAAGTTTTTTCATTTAATGAATATATAAAACCATTTGAACATTATTATGAAAATGAATTTCAATTTACCGATATACATGGTATAACTTGAAATGACGTAAAACATAAAAGAAAATTTAATGCAATCTGAAATGATATTAAGTCTTTTTTTAATAGTAACTATTTAATATTTGCACATAATGCATCTTTTGATATTACCTGCATTCAAAAAACAATTGATTATTATAATATATCAAAACCTAATTTTAATTATGCATGTACTTATCTACCGTTAAAAAAGTAA
- a CDS encoding DxFTY motif-containing membrane protein — translation MSQIKYDKATEDVTNRINFIKEFNAERTPFWISVLWIMIESFIPGLIIFLLLGNDFPSISYLTTLPTPNSGYLTLICTGYLFYSFLTTLVIFYCKGHREDNFTFSLAFTLTFISVILNSLWLGHKSWMIILRFVLAIVVLIIATIIGMFFTMIFRNNMLKIREENEIMLIAYRNGEIIPERKIVRVKRYEVYKQKMLQKKHELEAFKAELYSDKEIVNDNLKINNELSKKDMKHRKKMLKKEIKINEKAKKQNQEFM, via the coding sequence ATGAGCCAAATAAAATATGATAAAGCTACTGAAGATGTAACAAATAGAATAAATTTTATTAAAGAATTCAATGCAGAGAGAACACCATTTTGAATTTCTGTTTTATGAATAATGATTGAATCGTTTATACCGGGTTTAATTATTTTTCTATTGCTTGGTAATGATTTTCCTTCAATTTCTTATTTAACAACTTTACCAACACCAAATAGTGGTTATTTAACTTTAATTTGTACAGGTTATTTATTTTATTCGTTTTTGACTACTTTGGTTATTTTTTATTGTAAAGGGCATAGAGAAGATAACTTTACATTTTCATTAGCATTTACATTGACTTTCATTTCTGTGATTTTAAATAGTCTTTGATTAGGACATAAATCGTGAATGATTATTTTACGTTTCGTTTTAGCTATCGTAGTCTTAATTATTGCCACAATAATAGGAATGTTTTTTACAATGATTTTTAGAAATAATATGTTAAAAATTAGAGAAGAAAATGAAATAATGCTTATAGCATATAGAAATGGTGAAATTATTCCAGAAAGAAAAATAGTCCGAGTAAAAAGATATGAAGTTTATAAACAAAAAATGCTACAAAAAAAACATGAATTAGAAGCTTTTAAAGCTGAACTTTATAGTGATAAAGAAATTGTAAATGATAATCTTAAAATTAATAATGAATTATCAAAAAAAGATATGAAACATCGAAAAAAAATGTTAAAAAAAGAAATTAAAATTAATGAAAAAGCAAAAAAACAAAATCAAGAATTTATGTAA
- the rdgB gene encoding RdgB/HAM1 family non-canonical purine NTP pyrophosphatase, with the protein MRKILWFATNNDNKVKEIQRLLPEWQIKSLKDLSYNLDIVEDKKTFEGNALLKAKVLAKIVLEPVIADDSGLCIKNMNNFPGVFSARWALPETDEIKINDFLLNKMLEQNLIDPEQRKATFKTVIVFYDPIFHYTEYAKGKVDGIIALKQSGKMGFNYDKIFIPDKQNRTFAEMTLDEKNQFSHRAKAAKKLESILQRYIQFKDVEILETVKLEDLFKK; encoded by the coding sequence ATGAGAAAAATATTGTGATTTGCAACAAATAATGATAATAAAGTCAAAGAAATACAAAGGCTTTTACCTGAATGACAAATAAAATCATTAAAAGATCTTTCTTATAATTTAGATATAGTTGAAGACAAAAAAACATTTGAAGGCAATGCACTTCTGAAAGCAAAAGTACTAGCTAAAATTGTCTTAGAACCAGTCATTGCAGATGATTCTGGATTATGTATTAAAAATATGAATAATTTCCCTGGAGTATTTTCTGCAAGATGAGCATTGCCAGAAACAGATGAAATAAAAATCAATGATTTTTTATTGAATAAAATGTTAGAACAAAATTTAATTGATCCAGAACAAAGAAAGGCTACTTTTAAAACTGTTATTGTTTTTTATGATCCAATTTTTCATTATACAGAATACGCAAAAGGTAAAGTTGATGGAATTATAGCTTTAAAACAGAGTGGTAAAATGGGCTTTAATTATGATAAAATATTTATACCTGATAAACAAAATAGAACTTTTGCAGAAATGACTTTAGATGAAAAAAATCAATTTTCACATAGAGCAAAAGCCGCAAAAAAATTAGAATCTATTTTGCAAAGGTATATTCAGTTTAAAGATGTTGAAATCTTAGAAACTGTTAAATTAGAAGATCTATTTAAAAAGTAG
- a CDS encoding tRNA (cytidine(34)-2'-O)-methyltransferase codes for MRKINIVLYEPEIAANTAAIMRTAAATNAKLHIIEPTGFIIDHRTFGRSSAGNWENCEYTMYDNWNDFKLKNPNIILFCMTRYGKKPLSDFNFTVINKDVFVMFGKESTGIPKNILQENIETCFRIPMVASARSLNIANTVGIAIYEILRQWNYLDLSKVEVQKGEDYLDNK; via the coding sequence ATGAGGAAAATTAATATAGTTCTTTATGAACCTGAAATTGCTGCAAATACTGCAGCAATTATGAGAACAGCAGCAGCTACAAATGCAAAATTACATATCATTGAACCAACAGGGTTTATTATTGATCACAGAACTTTTGGTCGATCATCTGCTGGAAATTGAGAAAATTGCGAATATACTATGTATGATAATTGAAATGATTTTAAATTAAAAAATCCAAATATTATATTATTTTGTATGACGAGATACGGCAAAAAACCATTGTCCGATTTTAATTTTACAGTTATAAATAAAGATGTTTTTGTTATGTTTGGCAAAGAATCAACTGGAATACCAAAAAATATTTTACAAGAAAATATTGAAACATGTTTTAGAATACCGATGGTTGCATCTGCAAGAAGTTTGAATATTGCAAATACAGTTGGAATTGCAATTTATGAAATTTTAAGACAGTGAAATTATTTAGATTTATCAAAAGTAGAAGTTCAAAAAGGTGAAGATTATTTGGACAATAAATAG
- a CDS encoding HAD-IIB family hydrolase, translating to MKQNLPYVISDLDGTIADHNFKINSNTIVNINKYQIDSGFKFTFITGRTYAMCLETINLLNVKQPIGICNAAVIIDPTTKEILYQNLMLNNLVFDIVKKSIDNNFNFSLYTIWEVIGIKNQGRNKKWTEFNKNTTEQFQVKIVNYENKNDLVKDVKTRKFEVVKIVFDVVDKNQELKIKEMISLYEELVFNKGASDIVDCMMKGPTKEHGVKFLADFWKVDHQSIYVFGDNENDTEMLCEQENSFAVGNAVENVKMVAAEVIDSMDNDGVGKKLLEIISNYKE from the coding sequence ATGAAACAAAATCTACCATATGTTATTTCAGATTTAGATGGAACAATTGCAGATCATAATTTTAAAATAAATAGTAATACAATAGTTAATATAAATAAATATCAAATTGATTCTGGCTTTAAGTTTACATTTATTACAGGTAGAACATATGCTATGTGTTTAGAAACAATTAATTTATTAAATGTAAAACAACCGATTGGAATTTGCAATGCAGCGGTAATAATAGATCCTACTACAAAAGAAATTTTATATCAGAATTTAATGTTAAATAATTTAGTTTTTGATATTGTTAAAAAAAGTATTGATAATAATTTTAATTTTTCACTTTACACAATATGAGAAGTTATTGGAATTAAAAATCAAGGCAGAAATAAAAAATGAACTGAATTTAACAAAAACACAACAGAACAATTTCAAGTCAAAATTGTAAATTATGAAAACAAAAATGATTTAGTTAAAGATGTAAAAACGAGAAAATTTGAAGTTGTTAAAATTGTTTTTGATGTGGTTGATAAAAATCAAGAATTAAAAATCAAAGAAATGATTTCTCTTTATGAAGAATTAGTTTTTAATAAAGGTGCATCAGATATTGTAGATTGTATGATGAAAGGACCAACAAAAGAACATGGAGTTAAATTCTTAGCGGATTTTTGAAAAGTAGATCATCAATCCATATATGTGTTTGGTGATAATGAAAATGATACAGAAATGTTATGCGAACAAGAAAATAGTTTTGCTGTTGGTAATGCTGTTGAAAATGTAAAAATGGTAGCAGCAGAAGTAATAGATAGTATGGATAATGATGGCGTTGGTAAAAAATTATTAGAAATAATTTCAAATTATAAAGAATAA
- a CDS encoding nicotinate-nucleotide adenylyltransferase, giving the protein MKNKKRIAIFGGSFDPVHTDHINIAIACHDKLNFDEVWMTPSWVNPFKQINVSSSVKDRLTMLQIATKNISFIKINEYEVHNQNVSFTYETVKYMIANFPNYDFEFIMGSDQLDNFELWNNFEDLIKIIKFNVFQRTEIYNEKIVKKYNLKVFTFNNNNISSTDIRNLRKINLQIPEINDYINNNLLYIEERVKSKMDNDRFIHCLNVGQYAKRLAIINGVDPNKAFIAGTLHDIAKRWEKSLAELYLKKYLPVILKEPEQIWHSYVGYLHLQKDWLINDQEILLAVLKHTVAAAEMSTLDMIVFVADKISYERNYPGVNELRTIANENLEKSFKMILKAQYDNAIKKHGENKIGALIKESYNFWIGEKK; this is encoded by the coding sequence ATGAAAAATAAAAAAAGAATTGCTATTTTTGGTGGGTCTTTTGATCCAGTACATACAGATCATATTAATATAGCCATTGCCTGTCATGACAAATTGAATTTTGATGAAGTTTGAATGACACCATCTTGGGTAAATCCATTTAAACAAATTAATGTTTCGTCATCCGTAAAAGACAGATTAACAATGTTACAAATTGCAACTAAAAATATTTCTTTTATTAAAATAAATGAATATGAAGTTCATAATCAGAATGTTAGTTTCACATATGAAACTGTGAAGTACATGATTGCAAATTTTCCAAATTATGATTTTGAATTTATTATGGGTTCTGATCAATTAGATAATTTTGAATTATGAAATAATTTTGAAGACTTAATCAAAATTATTAAATTTAATGTTTTCCAAAGAACTGAGATTTATAATGAAAAAATAGTAAAAAAATATAATCTAAAAGTTTTTACATTTAACAATAATAATATTTCTTCAACAGATATTCGTAATTTAAGAAAAATAAATTTGCAAATACCAGAAATTAATGATTATATAAATAATAATTTATTATATATTGAAGAAAGAGTTAAATCGAAAATGGATAATGATAGATTTATTCATTGTTTAAATGTGGGACAATACGCAAAAAGGTTAGCAATTATTAATGGTGTAGATCCAAATAAAGCATTTATAGCCGGAACGTTGCATGATATTGCAAAAAGATGAGAAAAAAGCTTAGCAGAATTATATTTAAAAAAATATTTACCTGTCATTTTAAAAGAACCAGAACAAATATGACATTCTTATGTTGGATATTTGCATTTGCAAAAAGATTGACTTATTAATGATCAAGAAATTTTATTAGCTGTATTGAAACATACAGTTGCAGCAGCTGAAATGTCAACATTAGATATGATTGTTTTTGTTGCAGATAAAATATCTTATGAAAGAAATTATCCTGGTGTAAATGAATTAAGAACTATTGCAAATGAAAATTTAGAAAAATCATTTAAAATGATTCTAAAAGCACAATATGATAATGCGATAAAAAAACATGGTGAAAATAAAATTGGGGCATTAATTAAAGAATCATACAATTTTTGAATTGGAGAAAAAAAATAA
- a CDS encoding 5'-methylthioadenosine/S-adenosylhomocysteine nucleosidase — translation MFIIVAMYDEVKYYLENNNFELIQNEPFKIFKHKNNFVAISGIGLVNATIATTLICENYLNDDQILINIGLAGSIEDNFDILDLVLIENSTFSFANATGFGYEKGQIPKEEKFFANFNNEFVKQKMNKIKFGNLASSDIFISDYNSAKENFLGFPIKIDLLDMEANAIAFTCYKFKKKLISLKIVSDILKVKIDNESQFKNILELGSKKIEMVLTDFENILNY, via the coding sequence ATGTTTATTATAGTCGCTATGTATGATGAGGTTAAATATTATCTTGAAAATAATAATTTTGAACTTATTCAAAATGAACCATTTAAAATTTTTAAGCATAAAAATAATTTTGTGGCAATATCTGGAATAGGTCTAGTCAATGCAACAATAGCAACTACTTTAATTTGCGAAAATTATTTAAACGATGATCAAATTTTAATTAATATAGGTTTAGCTGGTTCGATTGAAGATAATTTTGACATTCTTGATTTAGTATTGATTGAAAATTCAACTTTTTCATTTGCGAATGCAACGGGTTTTGGATATGAAAAGGGACAAATTCCAAAAGAAGAAAAATTTTTTGCAAATTTTAATAATGAATTTGTAAAACAGAAAATGAACAAAATTAAATTTGGTAATTTAGCATCTTCTGATATATTTATAAGTGATTATAATTCAGCAAAAGAGAATTTTTTGGGCTTTCCAATAAAGATAGATCTACTTGATATGGAAGCAAATGCAATCGCCTTTACATGTTATAAATTTAAGAAAAAATTAATATCACTAAAAATAGTATCAGATATTTTAAAAGTTAAGATAGATAATGAAAGTCAGTTTAAAAACATATTAGAATTAGGATCAAAAAAAATAGAAATGGTTTTAACTGATTTTGAAAATATTTTAAATTATTAA